The genomic region GAACCCGTCCGGCACAGTGTCGATAACACAATCTGCATTAGCGTTGGGGACACACCCAATAACGGCCAGATATACGGCAACCCAGAACTTCGGAGCCGCCGCGAGCACCATTCTCAACCAGGTCATTCAGCCTTCAACGGGAATGGCGACAGCAACGACTCTGGCTTCCAACGTAAACCCTGTAGCAACGGGACAGAGCGTGACCTTCACCGCCGATGTCGCGACCGTGGGGCAAACGCTTGTGCCTACCGGGACTGTGACATTTCTGGATGGAAGTACGGTCCTGGGGATGGCGCCTCTAAACGGCTCTGGGCTGGCCACCTTAACCACCTCTTCCCTCGCGTCCGGCAGCCATACGATATCGGCTAACTATGTGGGTTCCAGCATTACCGCGGCAAGTTCATCCACTCCATTGACAGAGACAGTGAACGGCACCTCGTCGTCAGCCCCTTTTACGTTGACCGTAGCAGGCACACCAACCGTCATGACAGGACAAGGCGTGAATCTCGTGATTACCGTAGCGCCGCGAGTCGGCACCATTCAGCCGGTGCAACTCTCATGCGGCGGACTACCGGCAGAGTCTGCCTGCACCTTTGGCAGCACGACACTTCCCACAAACGGCGGCACCACCAGCCTGCAGATCAGCACCATGGCCCCGCATAGCTGCGAATCGGATACACCGTACTCGCAAAACGCAGGGATACCCTTCGCTGGCCCTGCACTTGCTGGTTTGATGCTGTTCTTTCTTCCGCGCCGCCGACGTAAATCGATGAAGAACCTGCTGATGGTTCTGGTCGCAATCTGCGGCATCGCGTCGCTCATGGGCTGCGGAAACTGCAGCGATCTGGGAACGCGCCCCGGCGACTATACCATTCAGATCGTCGGCACCTCAACGGGAGCCGCTACCAGTAAAGTCGTCACGAAGATCACGCTGCATGTAACCGTCCCGTAGCGCCTATGCGTACATACCGCGCTGCTTGGTCGTATAGGCCACGCGGTCGATGGCCAGCATATAGGCAGCGATGCGGTTGTTGACGTTGTGGGCCTTCGCATAGGCAAGTACGTCCTGAAAGCTGTCGGCCATAATGCGGTCGAGCCGCTGGTTCACCTCGGTCTCGGTCCAGAAATAGCCCATCCGGTCCTGCACCCACTCGAAGTAGCTGGTCGTGACACCGCCAGCGTTCGCGAGAATGTCGGGAATCACGAAAATACGCTTGTCGGCGAGGATGTCATCGGCAAGCGTCGTCGTCGGCCCATTCGCACCTTCGCAGAGGATGCGGCAGCGCAGCTTGTCTGTATTCCTGCTGGTGATGACGTTCTCTGTCGCCGCTGGAATAAGGATCTCGCAGGCATAGGTCAGCAGCTCATCCTTGTCTGCCGCCTCCGCTTCGGCAAAGCCGTTGATAGTGCCCGCGCGCTGGCGGTGCTCAATCAGCGCAACGATATCGATTCCGTTCGCGTTATAAAGTCCGCCATCGTATTCAGCGATGCCGATGATCTTGTAGCCCTTCGCCGCAAGAATGGCCGCCGCATTGGAGCCGACGTTGCCAAATCCCTGCACGATCACCCTGCAATCCTCGACAGACATGCCAAGATGTTTCAACGCCTCATCGCATACGACGGAGATGCCTCGCCCCGTAGCCTCGCGCCGCCCGCGAGAGCCGCCGATATTGACCGGCTTGCCCGTCACAACCGCGGTGCAGGTCTGCCGCGTGTGCATCGAATAGGTATCCATAATCCACGCCATCGTCTGCTCGTTGGTGCCCACGTCGGGGGCGGGAACATCCTTCTCCGGGCCGATGAACTCTATCAGCTCGGCGGTGTAGCGCCGGGTCATCCGCTCCAACTCTCCCTGCGACATCTTTCTAGGGTCGCAGATGATGCCGCCCTTGGCTCCGCCAAACGGAATATTGACCACAGCACACTTCCAGGTCATCCAACTGGCCAGCGCTCGCACCTCGTCGAGCGAGACATTAGGCGCATAGCGAACACCACCCTTGCCGGGGCCGCGCGCAATCGAGTGCTGAACGCGGTAGCCCGTGAAGACCTCAATCGATCCGTCGTCCATGCCTACGGGGATGTAAACCGTGATCTCGCGAACCGGCAAGCGCAGCACCTTCATAATGCCAGCATCAAGATTGAGCTTTGTAGCGGCAATATCGAATCGAGCGGCTTGCGCCTCCCACGGGTTGGTCTCCTGCTCGATAGTAAGCGTCTGCATGGCCGTAATCCTCTCCTTGGTTGGCAATCTCAGCGTTGCTCCAGCCAAACCCCGAGGAGTATAGGCTTAGCCGCTGAAATTGTGCAATCCAACCAATAGTTAGACGCAGACCAGCGGCAAACAAGAAAATCGGCCGCAGTTATGATGGAGGCAGCCATGCCGATTGCCGATACCAATTCCCTACCCTCTGCCAGCGACTTTCTAAAGCTGAGCCGCAAGCACTCGCTCGTGCCCGTCTACCGCACAGTAACGGCAGACCTCGAAACGCCGGTGTCGGCCTTTCTGCGCATCGCAGCCGAGGAGCCGGAGGCATTCCTGCTCGAATCGGTCGAAGGCGGCAAACACGTTGGCCGTTACACCTTCATCGGCATCCAGCCCTATAAAAAGATCGTCTCGCGCGGCACGCACATCACCGTACAAGAAGGTCGCCGCCAGCGCACCTTTACCGGCGACATCTTTCAGGAGCTAAAGGACGCGCTCAGCGGCCATATCCCGGCAAAGCTTCCCGGCCTTCCGCCCTTCACCGCAGGCGCAGTAGGTTTTTTCGCCTACGACGTCGTGCGCCAGATCGAAAAACTGCCCTCGCTCGCCAAAGACGACCTCGGCGTTCCCGACGCCTGCCTCATGTTCTTCGATCAGGTGCTCGCCTTCGACCACGTGAAGAAAGAGATTCACCTGATCGCGACGGTAGACCTCACACGCGAGGCCCGCGATGGCGCCTACCAGCGAGCAGTCCGTCGCTTGAACCGAATGGAACGGAGCCTCGCAAACGCGCTCCCCACAAAGCGTAAAAAGAAGCCTGCCGGAAAGTTTGTCCTGAGCCCACAGACATCGAAGGCCGCCTTCATCAAGTCCGTCAACAAGACCAAGGAGTACATCGCCTCAGGCGACGTCTTCCAATGCGTTCTGTCGCAGCGCTTCGACTGCGTGCCAGGAGTCGATGCCTTCGAGGTCTACCGTGCGCTCCGCATCGTAAATCCATCGCCCTACATGTACTTCTTGCGCTTTGGCATGGATGCCAAACCCGGCAAGAAGCCAACCGCAGCGCACATCGTAGGCTCTTCGCCTGAGTTGCTGGTGCGCGTGCACGGCCGCGAGGTCGAGTACCGCCCCATCGCCGGAACCCGTCCCCGCAGCGCCGACGAGGCCGAGGACGACGCCTTCGAAGCCGACCTTCGCTCCGACACCAAAGAGGTCGCCGAGCATATCATGCTGGTCGATCTTGGGCGCAACGACGTGGGCCGCGTCAGCGAGTACGGCTCCGTCAAAGTAAAAGACCTGATGTACGTGGAGAAGTACAGCCACGTCATGCACCTCGTCAGCACGCTCGAAGGAAAACTGAAGCCGGAGCTTGCGCCCATCGACGCCTTCCGTTCCTGCTTCCCCGCCGGAACCCTCAGCGGAGCGCCGAAGATCCGCGCCATGGAGATCATCGAAGAACTGGAACCCACACGGCGCGGCGTCTACGGCGGCAGCATCCTCTACGCCGACTTCAACGGCAACCTCGACTCCTGCATCGCCATCCGCACGCTCTACATGAACGGAGAGCAGGGGCACATTCAGGCCGGAGCCGGAATTGTCGCCGACTCCGTTCCTGAAAAAGAATTTGAGGAGTGCCGCAACAAGGCACAAGCAGTGGTTCGTGCGATCGAACGCGCCCGAAAAAGCTAATCCTCTTCCCTTTCGTGATGCAGCGCCCACCAGACGCCGCCAATAATCTGCGCTGCTCCAATGGCACGCGTCAAATTCGGTTTGTCGTGGAGCTTATGCATCATGTCTCGCCAGACCTTGGGGCCATGCTCCCAGGCCAAAGCATCATGACGAGGACAAACGACAGCCATGACGCCATCTCCAATCAGGGCCATGGCAGTGAAGTGTTTCCAGCGTTTTGGTGTAAGCAGCATTCGAATCACCTCTGCGGTTAGATGTTGCATCGCAACCGCTTGTTGTCCGGATTCTGGATTCGGCTCAAGGCTGGTAAAGGTAAACTCATCTTCGTGGACTCTTCGTACACGCTGAAGCAGCGCATCGCCCTCGCTATCGTGCCACGCCTTGCGAGCGCCATCATCTGCTGCCTCGGCGTCACTCTGCGTTATGAAGACGTCTGTGACCCCGACACCCTGCCCGGCTACGACACCGCGCCGCCCGCCGTCTATGCCTTCTGGCACCGCTGCCTGCTTGCCTCGGCATGGCGATTCCGCAACCACGGCGTCACCATCCTCATCAGCCGCAGCTTCGATGGCGAACTAATCGCCCGCACCGTCGAGCGTCTCGGCTTCATCGCCATCCGCGGCTCCAGCTCCCGCGACGGAGCCGCCGGTCTGCGCAACCTGCAACGCGCTTACGTTGCCGGACACTACTGCGCCATCACCGCCGACGGCCCTCGAGGCCCCGCACAGATCGCCAAACCCGGCGTCGTCCAACTAGCCAAGCTAGTCGACAGCACCGTCGGAGCCTTCTACGTTCATCCCCACAGCGCCTGGCATGCCAACTCCTGGGACCGCTTCCTCATCCCGAAGCCCTTCTCCCGAGTCACCGTAGCCTGGACCGCCCAGGTCCCCGCCGACCAAACCGCCGTCCAAACCGCCCTCGACCACTCCGTAGAACTAGCCCAATCCAGTTAATCCGGGTGCCCCATGTCCGGATTCTCGGACATGGGTGATAGCGCCTAACATTACCGATCTTGCAGTAACTAAAATAAAGCCAGTGCGTGTAACCGACTTCCATTTCGACCTCCCCGAAGAGCTCATCGCCCAATCGCCTCCACCGGTTCGCGGCACCAGCCGTATGCTCCGTCTCGACCGCCGCACCGGCGAATACAGCGACGACTTCTTCCGCAACCTCCCCGAAATCCTTCGCCCCGGCGACCTGCTCATCCTCAACGACAGCCGCGTCATCCCCGCGCGCCTCTACGCCACCCGCACCGGTCTCCACACCCCGCAAAGTTCTCCCAATCCCAGCGGACGCATCGAAGTCCTCCTCACCCAGCACCTCGGCGGCGAAGACTGGTCGGCCCTCGTCCGCCCCAGCCGCAAGGTCCAGCCCGGCGAGCATCTCCACTTCCACGACGCCAACGAAACCAAGCCACTCCTCACCGCCGAGATCCTCACCGCCGGAGAGTTCGGCGAACGCACCCTGCGCTTCGCCCCCACGTCAGACTTTCAAGCCGTCCTCGAAAAGATCGGCCACATGCCGCTGCCGCCCTACATCCACCGCAGCGACACCTCCGAAGACCGCGACCGCTACCAGACCGTCTTCTCCCACGAACCCGGCAGTGCAGCCGCCCCCACCGCCGGACTCCACTTCACACCGGAGATCCTCGAGCAACTTAAACAAAACGGCATCCAGATCGAGACCATCACCCTCCACGTAGGCCTCGGAACCTTCCAGCCCGTCCGTGCCGAAAATCTTGCCGACATCCATCTCCACGCCGAGCACTACACCCTCCCCGCCGCCACCGCCACAGCCATCAACGCGGCGCTGGCAGAGGGCCGCCGCATCATCGCCGCCGGAACCACCACCACCCGCACGCTCGAACACTGCGCACAACTGGCCAACACCGATCCCTTCGAGCCGCACACCGGACTTCGCCTTCATCCTCACTCCGGCTCCACCGAAATCTTCATCAGCCCCGGCCACAAATTCCGCGTCGTCAGTGGCCTG from Granulicella sp. L56 harbors:
- a CDS encoding Glu/Leu/Phe/Val dehydrogenase, with translation MQTLTIEQETNPWEAQAARFDIAATKLNLDAGIMKVLRLPVREITVYIPVGMDDGSIEVFTGYRVQHSIARGPGKGGVRYAPNVSLDEVRALASWMTWKCAVVNIPFGGAKGGIICDPRKMSQGELERMTRRYTAELIEFIGPEKDVPAPDVGTNEQTMAWIMDTYSMHTRQTCTAVVTGKPVNIGGSRGRREATGRGISVVCDEALKHLGMSVEDCRVIVQGFGNVGSNAAAILAAKGYKIIGIAEYDGGLYNANGIDIVALIEHRQRAGTINGFAEAEAADKDELLTYACEILIPAATENVITSRNTDKLRCRILCEGANGPTTTLADDILADKRIFVIPDILANAGGVTTSYFEWVQDRMGYFWTETEVNQRLDRIMADSFQDVLAYAKAHNVNNRIAAYMLAIDRVAYTTKQRGMYA
- a CDS encoding lysophospholipid acyltransferase family protein — protein: MLHRNRLLSGFWIRLKAGKGKLIFVDSSYTLKQRIALAIVPRLASAIICCLGVTLRYEDVCDPDTLPGYDTAPPAVYAFWHRCLLASAWRFRNHGVTILISRSFDGELIARTVERLGFIAIRGSSSRDGAAGLRNLQRAYVAGHYCAITADGPRGPAQIAKPGVVQLAKLVDSTVGAFYVHPHSAWHANSWDRFLIPKPFSRVTVAWTAQVPADQTAVQTALDHSVELAQSS
- a CDS encoding Ig-like domain-containing protein: MSIQSFALKTITLIALISVSLPAATQQLSTDQTTKNEVKTVATSQTTAVATSVVLTISTASTISYGEDVGGYALVSSSDGTPLSGTVTFYDGATNICTIPVTQTTSCPAGAGTGFVARTHMLTAAYSGDSNHLRSTSNGVPVVVLPDVTTLSLTSSMNPASYGNNVALTATARGNHAVPSGQIEFLDGTNLIATATLNPSGTVSITQSALALGTHPITARYTATQNFGAAASTILNQVIQPSTGMATATTLASNVNPVATGQSVTFTADVATVGQTLVPTGTVTFLDGSTVLGMAPLNGSGLATLTTSSLASGSHTISANYVGSSITAASSSTPLTETVNGTSSSAPFTLTVAGTPTVMTGQGVNLVITVAPRVGTIQPVQLSCGGLPAESACTFGSTTLPTNGGTTSLQISTMAPHSCESDTPYSQNAGIPFAGPALAGLMLFFLPRRRRKSMKNLLMVLVAICGIASLMGCGNCSDLGTRPGDYTIQIVGTSTGAATSKVVTKITLHVTVP
- the queA gene encoding tRNA preQ1(34) S-adenosylmethionine ribosyltransferase-isomerase QueA, which encodes MRVTDFHFDLPEELIAQSPPPVRGTSRMLRLDRRTGEYSDDFFRNLPEILRPGDLLILNDSRVIPARLYATRTGLHTPQSSPNPSGRIEVLLTQHLGGEDWSALVRPSRKVQPGEHLHFHDANETKPLLTAEILTAGEFGERTLRFAPTSDFQAVLEKIGHMPLPPYIHRSDTSEDRDRYQTVFSHEPGSAAAPTAGLHFTPEILEQLKQNGIQIETITLHVGLGTFQPVRAENLADIHLHAEHYTLPAATATAINAALAEGRRIIAAGTTTTRTLEHCAQLANTDPFEPHTGLRLHPHSGSTEIFISPGHKFRVVSGLLTNFHLPQSTLLMLVSAFAGREQVLAAYAHAVRERYRFFSYGDCMLLL
- the trpE gene encoding anthranilate synthase component I; the encoded protein is MPIADTNSLPSASDFLKLSRKHSLVPVYRTVTADLETPVSAFLRIAAEEPEAFLLESVEGGKHVGRYTFIGIQPYKKIVSRGTHITVQEGRRQRTFTGDIFQELKDALSGHIPAKLPGLPPFTAGAVGFFAYDVVRQIEKLPSLAKDDLGVPDACLMFFDQVLAFDHVKKEIHLIATVDLTREARDGAYQRAVRRLNRMERSLANALPTKRKKKPAGKFVLSPQTSKAAFIKSVNKTKEYIASGDVFQCVLSQRFDCVPGVDAFEVYRALRIVNPSPYMYFLRFGMDAKPGKKPTAAHIVGSSPELLVRVHGREVEYRPIAGTRPRSADEAEDDAFEADLRSDTKEVAEHIMLVDLGRNDVGRVSEYGSVKVKDLMYVEKYSHVMHLVSTLEGKLKPELAPIDAFRSCFPAGTLSGAPKIRAMEIIEELEPTRRGVYGGSILYADFNGNLDSCIAIRTLYMNGEQGHIQAGAGIVADSVPEKEFEECRNKAQAVVRAIERARKS